A section of the Pseudorasbora parva isolate DD20220531a chromosome 2, ASM2467924v1, whole genome shotgun sequence genome encodes:
- the si:ch73-141c7.1 gene encoding coenzyme Q-binding protein COQ10 homolog, mitochondrial, producing MAKKATSLVLRALEISERQSCDVMRRNSNCSLRHLSSCGILATQRVSLPPPSASSQVVPSRSFINLSAPLITRRMEYLESRSIGYSPEQMYNVVANVDQYQQFVPWCKKSKVTKGRNGDMRAQLEIGFPPIVEHYTSEVTVIPNHQVRAVCTDGTLFNHLETLWRFTPGAAGQAESCNVEFFVSFEFKSLLHSQLVTVFFDEVVKQMVNAFETRANKLYSTGIHRQQTSLRRAT from the exons ATGGCAAAAAAGGCCACCTCGCTTGTACTACGGGCTCTGGAAATTTCGGAAAGACAGTCGTGCGATGTCATGAGGAGAAACTCCAACTGCTCCCTCAG ACATTTGAGCTCATGTGGCATCTTAGCAACCCAGCGGGTGAGTTTACCTCCTCCTTCAGCATCATCTCAAGTGGTGCCTTCCCGGAGCTTCATTAACTTATCAGCCCCCCTTATAACACGGAGAATGGAGTACTTAGAGAGCCGAAGCATTGG TTACTCACCCGAGCAGATGTACAACGTCGTTGCCAATGTGGACCAGTACCAGCAGTTTGTGCCTTGGTGCAAGAAATCAAAGGTCACAAAGGGACGGAACGGGGACATGCGAGCTCAACTTGAAATTGGGTTCCCCCCAATCGTCGAACACTACACCTCTGAGGTCACAGTTATCCCGAACCACCAAGTCCGA GCGGTGTGTACAGACGGGACACTCTTCAATCACCTTGAGACATTGTGGCGATTCACTCCTGGAGCTGCAGGCCAGGCCGAATCCTGCAATGTGGAGTTCTTT GTGTCATTTGAGTTCAAATCTCTGCTCCACTCACAATTAGTGACAGTATTTTTCGACGAGGTGGTCAAACAGATGGTCAATGCTTTTGAGACACGAGCAAATAAACTTTACAGCACTGGCATCCATCGACAGCAGACATCACTCAGAAGAGCAACCTGA